The following proteins are encoded in a genomic region of Xenopus laevis strain J_2021 chromosome 3L, Xenopus_laevis_v10.1, whole genome shotgun sequence:
- the amdhd1.L gene encoding probable imidazolonepropionase (The RefSeq protein has 4 substitutions, 1 frameshift compared to this genomic sequence): MASKFRLLLENAEQIVVVCTKEEQYLLEDGMQHLAVLEKSSLVIGNDGCIKAVGPAETIRNHFSNASFENIIDCSGKCILPGFVDAHIHPVWAGDRVHEFAMKLAGATYMDIHQAGGGINYTVEHTTAASVEELFCSFKHRLERMLRAGTTLVECKSGYGLKLETELKMLRVIERAHRELDIAVSSTYCGAHSVPKGKSAQEAADDIINNHLPALKQMSLNGEIHVDNIDVFCEKGVFDLESTGRILQAGKAIGLNLNFHGDELNPMNSAELGAELGAHAVSHLEEVSDKGIAALAKAKCSAVLLPTTAYILRLKQPRARDMLKAGVIVSLGSDFNPNAYCFSMPMVMHLACVNMKMSLKEALAAATINAAYALGRAHTHGSLEVGKQGDVVVINASRWEHVIYQFGGHQELIECVVIKGKIVYKNEKFSICRMDLLK, from the exons ATGGCTAGCAAATtcaggctgctgctggaaaaCGCTGAACAGATTGTAGTCGTCTGCACTAAAGAGGAACAATATCTGCTTGAAGATGGAATGCAGCATTTGGCAGTACTGGAAAAGTCCAGCCTGGTGATTGGAAA TGATGGATGCATAAAAGCTGTGGGACCTGCTGAGACCATTCGCAACCACTTTTCTAATGCTTCATTCGAGAATATAATTGACTGCTCAGGGAAATGTATACTTCCAG GCTTTGTAGATGCGCACACTCATCCTGTGTGGGCTGGGGACAGGGTGCATGAATTTGCAATGAAG CTTGCAGGTGCCACATATATGGACATTCACCAGGCTGGTGGTGGAATCAATTATACTGTTGAGCACACCACTGCTGCTTCAGAGGAGGAACTGTTTTGCAGCTTTAAACATCGCCTAGAGAGGATGCTCCGAGCAGGAACAACATTGGTTGAATGCAAGAGCGGCTATGGCCTGAAGCTTGAAACAGAACTGAAGATGTTAAGAGTAATTGAAAGAGCTCATCGGGAACTAGACATTGCTGTTTCATCTACTTACTGTGGAGCTCATTCTGTGCCCAA AGGAAAGAGTGCACAGGAGGCAGCTGATGATATCATTAATAACCATCTACCAGCACTAAAACAGATGTCCCTGAATGGGGAAATCCACGTGGATAACATAGATGTCTTCTGTGAGAAAGGAGTCTTTGACTTGGAATCCACCGGAAGAATTCTTCAAGCTGGAAAAGCTATTGGCTTGAATCTAAATTTTCATGGGGATGAACTTAACCCTATGAATTCAGCAGAG ATGGGTGCGGAATTAGGAGCACATGCTGTGAGCCATCTGGAAGAAGTAAGTGATAAAGGGATTGCTGCGTTAGCCAAAGCAAAATGTTCTGCCGTATTACTGCCCACAACTGCTTATATTCTAAG gcttAAACAACCAAGAGCAAGGGACATGCTTAAAGCAGGAGTCATTGTTTCGCTTGGCAGTGATTTTAACCCTAATGCATATTGCTTTTCTATG CCTATGGTGATGCACTTGGCTTGCGTCAACATGAAGATGTCTCTGAAAGAAGCTCTGGCTGCTGCTACCATCAATGCGGCATATGCTTTGGGAAGAGCCCATACTCATGGTTCACTGGAAGTTGGAAAACAGGGAGATGTCATTGTAATTAATGCCTCACG GTGGGAACATGTGATTTACCAGTTTGGTGGACATCAGGAATTGATTGAATGTGTTGTAATCAAAGGGAAAATAGTATACAAGAATGAAAAA TTCTCCATCTGTAGAATGGACCTactaaaataa
- the hal.2.L gene encoding histidine ammonia-lyase, gene 2 L homeolog isoform X1: MPRYTVHVRGEWLAVPCKESSETIRWLGKEALRRYIKNKPDNGGFTSVEDVKFYLRRCKGLGLLDLDDIIEDALEDNEFVEVVVEGDVMSPDFIPSQPEGVHLYSRYKEPAEYIHMDGENLSTQDLLNLGKGLFKIKLTPQAESKVQQSRLLIDSIVQEKKVVYGITTGFGKFARTVIPVTKLKELQENLVRSHSAGVGKPLSPERTRMLLALRINVLAKGYSGISLETLHQVIEVFNASCLPYVPEKGTVGASGDLAPLSHLALGLIGEGKMWSPKSGWADAKYVLQAHGLQPISLKSKEGLALINGTQMITSLGCEAVERANAIAKQADIVAALTLEVLKGTTRAFDTDIHALRPHPGQVEVAFRFRSLLDSDHHPSEIAESHRFCDRVQDAYTLRCCPQVHGVVNDTIAFVKNIITTEINSATDNPMVFSERGETISGGNFHGEYPAKALDYLAIGVHELAAISERRIERLCNPSLSELPAFLVTEGGLNSGFMIAHCTAAALVSENKALCHPSSVDSLSTSAATEDHVSMGGWAARKAVRVIEHVEHVLAIELLAACQGIEFLRPLRTTTPLEKVYDLVRSVVRPWMKDRFMAPDIEAAHRLLVEQKIWNVVEPYIEKYRMEHIPESRPSSPTSFSLDSSSLNNSCTHDHSDSLLDFRGS; this comes from the exons ATGCCAAGATACACAGTGCATGTGCGAGGAGAATGGTTAGCCGTGCCTTGCAAAGAATCTTCTGAAACGATTCGATGGCTGGGCAAGGAAGCACTGAGACGTTACATTAAGAATAAACCAGATAATGGCGGTTTTACTAGTGTTGAGGATGTGAAATTCTACCTCCGAAGATGTAAAGGTCTGGGCTTACTTGACCTTGATGATATAATCGAAGATGCTTTGGAGGATAATGAATTTGTCGAAGTTG tTGTGGAAGGAGATGTGATGTCGCCAGACTTTATACCCTCACAACCAGAAGGAGTTCATTT ATATAGCAGATATAAAGAACCTGCTGAG tatattcatatggATGGGGAGAATTTATCCACTCAGGATCTACTCAATTTAGGCAAAGGGCTCTTCAAAATAAAG CTCACTCCTCAAGCTGAAAGTAAAGTGCAACAATCTAGGCTTCTAATAGACAGTATTGTCCAAGAGAAGAAAG TGGTATATGGAATCACTACTGGGTTTGGCAAATTTGCTCGCACTGTGATCCCTGTGACCAAGCTCAa AGAGCTTCAAGAAAACCTTGTTCGGTCTCACTCAGCAG GTGTCGGCAAGCCCCTAAGTCCTGAACGCACCCGTATGCTGTTGGCTTTAAGGATCAATGTCTTGGCAAAAGGATACAGTGGAATTTCATTAGAAACATTGCATCAAGTCATTGAAGTGTTTAATG caAGTTGTTTGCCATATGTCCCAGAGAAAGGGACGGTTGGAGCTAGTGGAGATCTTGCCCCTCTCTCTCATCTTGCATTAGGTTTGATTGGAGAAGGCAAAATGTGGTCACCCAAGAGTGGTTGGGCTGATGCCAAGTAT gtgctGCAAGCTCATGGACTACAGCCAATTTCTCTAAAGTCAAAAGAG gGCCTAGCCCTTATTAATGGGACCCAGATGATTACATCCTTGGGTTGTGAAGCTGTGGAGAGAGCCAATGCcatcgccaaacaagctgatATTGTTGCTGCTCTCACACTTGAAGTCTTGAAGGGCACAACTAGGGCATTTGACACAG ATATCCATGCTCTGAGACCCCATCCTGGTCAAGTGGAAGTTGCCTTTCGTTTCCGATCACTGTTGGATTCGGATCATCACCCCTCAGAGATTGCAG AGAGTCACAGGTTTTGTGACAGAGTCCAGGATGCTTATACACTACGCTGCTGTCCTCAG gtGCATGGAGTGGTAAATGATACAATCGCCTTTGTGAAGAATATCATCACAACTGAAATTAACAGTGCAACGGACAATCCT ATGGTTTTTTCAGAACGAGGTGAGACCATATCAGGTGGAAACTTCCATGGGGAATACCCTGCAAag GCTTTGGATTACCTTGCAATTGGGGTGCATGAACTTGCTGCCATCAGTGAAAGGAGGATTGAAAGACTGTGTAACCCCTCACTCAGCGAGCTGCCAGCATTTCTAGTTACAGAGGGAGGTTTAAACTCTGGCTTCATGATCGCTCACTGCACTGCTGCAGCTCTTG TTTCAGAAAACAAGGCATTGTGCCATCCTTCGTCTGTGGACTCACTCTCCACTAGCGCCGCAACAGAAGACCATGTGTCCATGGGTGGATGGGCAGCCAGGAAAGCTGTAAGAGTCATCGAACATGTTGAACATG TGCTGGCTATAGAGTTACTTGCAGCATGTCAGGGGATTGAGTTCCTACGCCCCCTCCGAACTACAACTCCACTGGAGAAAGTCTATGACCTTGTGCGCTCGGTTGTGAG GCCTTGGATGAAGGACCGTTTCATGGCTCCAGATATAGAAGCTGCTCACAGGTTGCTAGTTGAACAGAAG ATCTGGAATGTGGTGGAACCATATATTGAAAAATATAGAATGGAGCATATTCCTGAATCAAGACCTTCCTCTCCTACATCTTTTTCATTGGACTCTTCATCATTAAATAACTCATGTACGCATGACCACAGTGATTCTCTGCTAGATTTCCGCGGGTCTTAA
- the amdhd1.L gene encoding probable imidazolonepropionase isoform X1, whose product MASKFRLLLENAEQIVVVCTKEEQYLLEDGMQHLAVLEKSSLVIGNDGCIKAVGPAETIRNHFSNASFENIIDCSGKCILPGFVDAHTHPVWAGDRVHEFAMKLAGATYMDIHQAGGGINYTVEHTTAASEEELFCSFKHRLERMLRAGTTLVECKSGYGLKLETELKMLRVIERAHRELDIAVSSTYCGAHSVPKGKSAQEAADDIINNHLPALKQMSLNGEIHVDNIDVFCEKGVFDLESTGRILQAGKAIGLNLNFHGDELNPMNSAEMGAELGAHAVSHLEEVSDKGIAALAKAKCSAVLLPTTAYILRLKQPRARDMLKAGVIVSLGSDFNPNAYCFSMPMVMHLACVNMKMSLKEALAAATINAAYALGRAHTHGSLEVGKQGDVIVINASRWEHVIYQFGGHQELIECVVIKGKIVYKNEKILHL is encoded by the exons ATGGCTAGCAAATtcaggctgctgctggaaaaCGCTGAACAGATTGTAGTCGTCTGCACTAAAGAGGAACAATATCTGCTTGAAGATGGAATGCAGCATTTGGCAGTACTGGAAAAGTCCAGCCTGGTGATTGGAAA TGATGGATGCATAAAAGCTGTGGGACCTGCTGAGACCATTCGCAACCACTTTTCTAATGCTTCATTCGAGAATATAATTGACTGCTCAGGGAAATGTATACTTCCAG GCTTTGTAGATGCGCACACTCATCCTGTGTGGGCTGGGGACAGGGTGCATGAATTTGCAATGAAG CTTGCAGGTGCCACATATATGGACATTCACCAGGCTGGTGGTGGAATCAATTATACTGTTGAGCACACCACTGCTGCTTCAGAGGAGGAACTGTTTTGCAGCTTTAAACATCGCCTAGAGAGGATGCTCCGAGCAGGAACAACATTGGTTGAATGCAAGAGCGGCTATGGCCTGAAGCTTGAAACAGAACTGAAGATGTTAAGAGTAATTGAAAGAGCTCATCGGGAACTAGACATTGCTGTTTCATCTACTTACTGTGGAGCTCATTCTGTGCCCAA AGGAAAGAGTGCACAGGAGGCAGCTGATGATATCATTAATAACCATCTACCAGCACTAAAACAGATGTCCCTGAATGGGGAAATCCACGTGGATAACATAGATGTCTTCTGTGAGAAAGGAGTCTTTGACTTGGAATCCACCGGAAGAATTCTTCAAGCTGGAAAAGCTATTGGCTTGAATCTAAATTTTCATGGGGATGAACTTAACCCTATGAATTCAGCAGAG ATGGGTGCGGAATTAGGAGCACATGCTGTGAGCCATCTGGAAGAAGTAAGTGATAAAGGGATTGCTGCGTTAGCCAAAGCAAAATGTTCTGCCGTATTACTGCCCACAACTGCTTATATTCTAAG gcttAAACAACCAAGAGCAAGGGACATGCTTAAAGCAGGAGTCATTGTTTCGCTTGGCAGTGATTTTAACCCTAATGCATATTGCTTTTCTATG CCTATGGTGATGCACTTGGCTTGCGTCAACATGAAGATGTCTCTGAAAGAAGCTCTGGCTGCTGCTACCATCAATGCGGCATATGCTTTGGGAAGAGCCCATACTCATGGTTCACTGGAAGTTGGAAAACAGGGAGATGTCATTGTAATTAATGCCTCACG GTGGGAACATGTGATTTACCAGTTTGGTGGACATCAGGAATTGATTGAATGTGTTGTAATCAAAGGGAAAATAGTATACAAGAATGAAAAAATTCTCCATCTGTAG